A portion of the Bubalus kerabau isolate K-KA32 ecotype Philippines breed swamp buffalo chromosome 1, PCC_UOA_SB_1v2, whole genome shotgun sequence genome contains these proteins:
- the LOC129627470 gene encoding LOW QUALITY PROTEIN: olfactory receptor 2AK2-like (The sequence of the model RefSeq protein was modified relative to this genomic sequence to represent the inferred CDS: deleted 2 bases in 1 codon) — MKTGNQSVKTDFILLGFFQYGPIDTVLFAVIAILFSVALMGNIILILLIQLDTRLHTPMYFLLSQLSFIDMMYISTIVPKMATNFLSNSKTTTFFGCEIQAFVFLVLGGTEALLLGVMSYDRYVAICHPLHYPVLMSKKICWFMITCAWTGCSINSLIHTLYAFQLPFCRSRINHFFCEVPSMLPLVCQDTSQYEHTILLSGLIILLLPFMAILASYACVLTVVFQMSSGKGQTKAVSTCSSHLTVASLFYVTTLSTYTRPHSLHSPEEDKIVAVFYTIITPLLNPFIYSLRNKEVIRALRKVCVQKI, encoded by the exons atgaaaacaggaaatcaaagTGTCAAAACAGATTTTATACTTCTTGGTTTTTTCCAATATGGCCCAATAGACACCGTTCTCTTTGCTGTCATTGCAATCCTGTTTTCAGTGGCTCTGATGGGGAATATCATACTGATTCTTCTCATTCAATTGGACACCAGACTCCACACTCCAATGTACTTCCTACTCAGTCAACTCTCTTTCATTGACATGATGTACATCTCTACCATTGTGCCCAAAATGGCAACTAACTTTCTGTCCAATAGTAAGACCACTACATTTTTTGGTTGCGAGATTCAAGCATTTGTGTTCTTGGTCCTTGGTGGAACTGAAGCTCTTCTTcttggtgtcatgtcttatgatCGCTATGTAGCCATCTGTCACCCTTTACATTACCCTGTACTCATGAGCAAGAAGATCTGTTGGTTCATGATCACATGTGCATGGACCGGTTGTTCCATCAACTCTTTAATACATACCTTGTATGCATTTCAACTCCCCTTCTGTAGATCTCGA ATTaatcactttttctgtgaagttccatccatgttgccgttAGTGTGTCAGGACACTTCTCAGTATGAACATACAATACTCCTGAGTGGACTTATTATTCTGTTGTTACCTTTCATGGCCATTTTAGCTTCCTATGCCTGTGTACTTACTGTGGTATTCCAGATGAGTTCAGGAAAAGGGCAGACAAAAGCTGTCTCCACTTGTTCCTCTCACCTGACTGTGGCAAGTCTGTTCTATGTAACCACTCTCTCCACCTATACAAGGCCACACTCCTTGCATTCCCCGGAAGAGGACAAGATCGTAGCTGTATTTTATACCATTATTACACCTCTTCTGAACCCATTTATCTACAGCCTGAGGAATAAAGAAGTTATAAGGGCCTTGAGGAAAGTATGTGTGCAGAAAATATGA